A single region of the Thermococcus zilligii AN1 genome encodes:
- the cdr gene encoding CoA-disulfide reductase: MKKTVVIIGGGAAGMSAASRVKRLKPGWDVKVFEATEWVSHAPCGIPYVVEGISPKEKLMHYPPEVFIKERGIDLHMRAEVIEVEQGRVRVREQGGEHTYDWDYLVFANGASPQVPAIEGIDLPGVFTADLPPDAVAITEYMEKHDVRDVVVIGTGYIALEMAEAFVARGKNVTLIGRSERILRKSFDKEITDIVEEKLRASLNLRLKELILRFEGDGRVEKVITDAGEYKADLVVVATGIEPNTELARELGVRIGETGAIWTNERMQTSVENVYAAGDVAETKHIITGKRVWVPLAPAGNKMGYVAGSNIAGEEITFPGVLGTSITKFLDLEIGKTGLTEDEAIKEGYDVRTAFVKAETKPHYYPGARKIWLKGVVDNETNKLLGVQAVGAEILPRIDTAAAMLQAGFTTRDAFFTDLAYAPPFAPVWDPLIVLARVLKF, from the coding sequence ATGAAGAAAACGGTGGTCATCATAGGTGGCGGAGCGGCTGGAATGAGCGCTGCCTCTCGAGTTAAGAGGCTCAAGCCCGGGTGGGACGTCAAGGTCTTTGAAGCCACCGAGTGGGTAAGCCACGCCCCCTGCGGCATCCCCTACGTCGTCGAGGGAATTTCACCGAAGGAGAAGCTCATGCATTACCCTCCAGAGGTCTTCATCAAGGAGCGCGGCATTGACCTCCACATGAGAGCAGAGGTCATCGAGGTGGAGCAGGGGAGAGTCCGCGTGAGAGAGCAGGGAGGGGAGCACACCTACGATTGGGACTACTTAGTCTTCGCCAACGGCGCCTCGCCCCAGGTTCCGGCAATAGAGGGGATAGACCTGCCGGGAGTCTTCACCGCCGACCTGCCTCCGGATGCAGTTGCAATAACCGAGTACATGGAAAAGCACGACGTCAGAGATGTTGTCGTCATCGGAACAGGCTACATCGCCCTCGAGATGGCCGAGGCCTTTGTTGCGAGGGGTAAAAACGTGACCCTCATCGGCAGGAGCGAGAGGATCCTCAGGAAGAGCTTCGATAAGGAGATTACGGACATAGTCGAGGAGAAGCTCAGGGCCAGCCTCAACCTCCGCCTCAAGGAACTCATCCTGCGCTTCGAGGGCGATGGGAGGGTCGAGAAGGTCATCACCGACGCTGGTGAGTATAAAGCTGACCTCGTCGTGGTTGCCACAGGGATAGAGCCGAACACCGAACTGGCAAGGGAACTGGGGGTTAGGATAGGCGAGACCGGCGCGATATGGACGAACGAGAGGATGCAGACGAGCGTCGAGAACGTTTACGCGGCCGGGGACGTTGCGGAGACAAAGCACATCATCACGGGCAAGCGGGTGTGGGTTCCGCTGGCCCCAGCAGGAAACAAGATGGGTTACGTGGCCGGAAGCAACATAGCGGGGGAGGAGATAACCTTCCCCGGTGTGCTTGGAACGAGCATAACCAAGTTCCTCGACCTTGAGATAGGTAAGACAGGCCTCACCGAGGACGAAGCAATTAAGGAAGGCTACGACGTCAGGACTGCCTTCGTAAAGGCTGAGACGAAGCCCCACTACTACCCGGGAGCCAGAAAAATATGGTTGAAGGGTGTCGTTGACAACGAGACCAACAAACTGCTCGGAGTCCAGGCCGTCGGTGCCGAAATACTGCCCAGGATAGACACGGCCGCGGCGATGCTTCAGGCGGGCTTCACTACGAGGGATGCATTCTTCACTGACCTTGCCTACGCGCCGCCCTTCGCCCCGGTCTGGGATCCGCTTATAGTCCTTGCCAGGGTTCTGAAGTTCTGA